The sequence TGGTAGTCTTACGCGAATCTGACCGCCTGCCGATTAGGTGGATCAACTTGATAAGAATTTATAAACCATCAAAGATTATTGGGAGTTTTTCATGAAGCCATATGTCATCTGTCATATGTTGTCCTCCATTGATGGACACGCGCTCACTGACGGCTGGGCGCGCCCTTTTAAAAAAAATGCTGGCGACCTGTATGAGAAGCTTGCTCAGCAATTCAAGTTCGATGCATGGATCTGCGGTAGGGTCACAATGCAGGAAATCGCGCACGGTGACGATTATCAGAGAGGCCTGGCCAAAGCACCCGTTCCACGCATTCATTATTTTGCCAACCGCAATGCGGACTGCTATGCCATCTCAATTGACCCTCACGGCAAAGTGGCTTGGAAGAGCAACGTAGCGCTCGCTTCGCATGTCGTCGCGGTTGTGACAGAAGCGGTGTCGGATGATTATTTGGCCTATCTGAAATCCATCAACGTGTCTTATATTTTTGGTGGCAAGACAGAAATTGATCTGGCCCATGTCATTGCAACCCTTGCAAATGAACTTGGCACTAAGCGTCTTATCGTCGAAGGCGGACCCGCGGTGAGCGGGTCATTTGTAAACGCAGGGCTTGTCGATGAGGTCAGTGTTCTTATCTTGCCGCTGATTGATGGACGTGGTGAGCATCCCGCATCGTTTGAGATCGCCAAAGATGTCTGGTCGCAGCCAACTTACCTTACATTAGAGTCGGCAGATATCCAAGAAGGCGGCGGTGTGTGGTTGCGCTACAAGAAGCAGTGATGTCCCAAAAAAATAGCATTTTTGGGATTTTAATACGTGCATCCCTCAATTTTGATGCGCAGTATAGAAAGTGTCTGCAAATCGGCAGCATCGCTGAACCAGCAGTAAGCCTGGACCTTAGCTAAGGTATGGCCAAAACACACCAGATCCACCGGATCAAATGAACGGCGCACTGCGGGATACCGGTCAGAGTTGCTATTTCTTAATGGAAAACCTGGCGGGTTACTCCTGGCGTGTTGTGTACCAAATCAACATCCTCCAGGGCTTGCCTCAATTGAGGTCAATCTGCAAACAATACGAAAGCCAGAAGTCATTGAATTCGCAGCAATTACGCCTGTTTTAGCTGCGGTTTGCTTGTATTTTGCTTCGGTAATGCGCGAAGTAAAGTTGATACATCCTTCAAATTCGAGGTAATACCGCTAAATTGTAAAATTAGGCGGGGATCCGCAAGATGCCTGGTTCACATCCGCTTTTCACTTATCCAAGCGATAGTGCGTCGAAGGTGCGCCCGGCATTCCGAGGTGTGAGTACCCAAATTCGGGCGTCGCATAAAGTTGTTGACCCCGCCGCATGTGCAACTTTGTACGCCCCTTGTCAGTGCCTGTGTATGTCCGTTTTAACTCGTTTAACCTTATACCTATCGAACGCCCATAAAAAAAGCGCGTAAGTCTTTGAAATCAAAGACTTACGCGCTATGTTCTTGGCGGAGAAAGGGGGATTCGAACCCCCGGTAGGCTATGAACCTACACACGCTTTCCAGGCGTGCGACTTAAACCACTCATCCATCTCTCCTGTTTTACTACTCTTCTCTAACTGACTCGATGTTACCGAAGCCGTGTTTCGCGAAGCCGCAGATTATAACAATGTTTTTGGTGGTCTGGCGACTTTCGGTTTTAAACAGTTCACTTTTAACGATTTACCTAGCCTCAAGCGGACTTAAACCAAATTTTTCGGCTTGGTCCAAAGGTTAAGGGAAGCTAACGACAATCTGAATCAGGTAGCCAAAATCCACAAAACCGTCAGGGTGACAACTTACTTGAGTCGCCTTAACGGTTCCTTTTACGACGTTATTGCGCCTCTTTCAACTGATCCAGAATGCCTGGATTTTCGAGAGTGGAGATGTCTTGCGTGATTTCTTCGCCTTTGGCTAGGATTCTCAATAGACGGCGCATGATTTTGCCTGAGCGTGTTTTTGGCAGGTTGTCACCGAATCGGATTTCTTTTGGCTTGGCGATCGGGCCGATTTCTTTGGCTACCCAGTCACGCAGTTCTTTGGCGATTTGTTTCGCTTCGTCGCCGGTTGGGCGGCTGCGTTTGAGGACGACGAAGGCGCAGATTGCTTCGCCTGTGGTGTCATCGGGTCTGCCGACGACGGCTGCTTCGGCCACCATCGGGTTGGCTACTAAGGCTGATTCGATCTCCATGGTGCCCATGCGATGGCCTGATACATTCAGCACGTCATCGATACGGCCCGTGATGGTGAAGTAGCCAGTATCTTTGTTGCGGACTGCGCCATCGCCAGCAAGGTACAAATTGCCGCCAAACTCTGGTGGGAAATAGGTGCTTTTGAAGCGCTCTGGATTGTTCCAGATGGTACGGACCATGGCGGGCCACGGACGTTTTACCACGAGGATGCCGCCTTGACCGTTTGGCAAATCATGGCCGGTTTCATCGACAATCGCTGCCTGAATGCCTGGCAATGGCAGGGTGCATGAACCCGGTACCAATGGCGTCGCGCCCGGTAGTGGCGTGATCATGTGACCGCCGGTTTCGGTTTGCCAAAATGTGTCGACGATTGGGCAACGTTCTGCGCCGATGTGTTTGTGATACCACATCCATGCTTCTGGGTTGATCGGTTCGCCGACGGAGCCTAGCAAGCGCAACGAGGTTAAATCGTATTGCGATGGATGGATCTTTTCATCGGCATCTGCGGCTTTGATCAGCGAGCGAATCGCTGTCGGTGCTGTGTAAAAAATGGTGGCTTTGTGACGCTGAATCATGTCCCAGAAGCGCCCTGCATTCGGGTAAGTCGGAATGCCTTCGAAAATGATCTGCGTGGCGCCAACTGCTGTCGGTCCGTAGGCAATATAGGTGTGGCCTGTGATCCAGCCGATATCGGCGGTGCACCAGTAGACATCATTGGGTTTGATGTCAAAGGTCCATTTCATGGTCAACGCGGCCCACAAGAGGTAGCCGCCGGATGAATGCTGAACGCCTTTTGGGGTGCCGGTTGAGCCGGATGTGTAGAGGATGAACAGTGGATGTTCTGCGCTGACCCATTCTGGTTCGCAATGCTCAGGCTGGTCGGAGACCAATTTATGCATCCAGAGATCAAAGCCGGGGTTAAAGTTGATGTCGCCGCCCGTGCGCTGATAGACGATGACATTTTTGATGCATTCGCAACCGCCGAGGGCGAGCGCTTCATCAACGATGGCTTTTAGTGGCAGACGTTTGCCGCCACGGACTTGCTCGTCGGAGGTGATGACGGCTACTGCGCCTGCGTCAATAATGCGTTCTTGTAGCGATTTTGCAGAAAAGCCGCCAAATACGACTGAATGCGTGGCGCCGATACGGGCGCACGCTTGCATGGCGACGACGCCTTCGACTGACATCGGCATGTAGATAACGACGCGATCACCCTTTTGTACACCGAGCGATTTTAGGCCGTTGGCGAACTTGCAGACTTTTTCGTATAGCTGTTGATAGGTTACTTTGACTACGTCACCGCCGTCGTTTTCAAAAACGATAGCGACTTTGTCGGCGTTGCCATTTTTCAGGTGAACGTCAAGGCAGTTGTAGGAGACATTGAGTTGACCGTCTTCGAACCATTTGTAGAAGGGGGCGTTGGTTTCATCCAGCACTTTGGTGAAGGGTTTATGCCACTCCAGATTTTCACGGGCTAGTCTGCCCCAAAATCCGTCATAGTCGGTTGCCGCCTCCTGGCATAAGGCGTTATAGGCGTCCATGCCAGAAATCGCCGCGTTCTTGGCAAAGTCTGCGGGTGGAAGAAAAACGCGCGTTTCGTGCGACAAAGTTTCGATGTTGGCCATTCGGTGGTCTCCTGCTATTAGAAATTATTGATGCCAGAAAGTAGGCTTTTACACTTACTCAAGCCTTACAGTCAGCGCATTGGTGAAATTTGCATGGTATTCAGGGGTTCTGGTTTGTTAATAGAGCGGTTATGGAATTTCCCGAGGAAAACAGTCGTTCTGTATATCAACTTTTGATAACATTACATGGCTTTATTCCAATAGATTACGCTAAATATGACCTTAATCGTTGACTACGATCGAGCGTATTTGAACAATTTTAAACGGGTTTGTTAGTGGCAACGCGGGCAAACGCCTCTTCGGCCAATTCTGGCCACGCTTGACGTGTAAAATAGCGCAGTCGCACTTTTCAACACTTCAGAACACTATGAGCAACGACTTGAATCCTGTAGCAAAAAAACCGATTGGCATGCTCCCCAATGTCATTTTCATGAGTCGTTGGCTTCAATTGCCACTATATTTAGGCCTGATTCTGGCGCAATGCGTTTATGTATTCCATTTTTGGGTCGAATTAAGCGATTTGATCGGTGCTATTTTTGGCAATGCGGCGTCGCTCCAGCATATTCTTGACGCCGTTACGATTGACGGGGCGATACGGCCGACCAAGCTTACCGAGTCGACCATTATGTTGGTGACATTGGGCTTGATTGATGTGGTCATGATCTCGAATCTGTTGATCATGGTGATTGTCGGCGGATACGAAACTTTTGTTTCTCGCATGAATCTTGAGAATCATCCTGATCAGCCCGAGTGGCTCTCGCACGTTAATGCGTCGGTGTTGAAGGTTAAACTGGCGATGGCAATTATCGGCATTTCGTCGATTCATTTGCTGAAAACCTTTATTAACGCCAATGCGTACGATACTAAGACGCTATTGGCGCAGACCGGTATTCATATAACGTTTTTGCTATCCGCATTGGCGATTGCGTGGTGCGACCGTATTATGACCGCCACCCAACAAAGCCAGCGGATGAACGGTGGCGAACATTAAATGCTGGTAATGGATGCGGAATAAATTGCGCTCTTTACCGA is a genomic window of Glaciimonas sp. CA11.2 containing:
- a CDS encoding YqhA family protein, with translation MSNDLNPVAKKPIGMLPNVIFMSRWLQLPLYLGLILAQCVYVFHFWVELSDLIGAIFGNAASLQHILDAVTIDGAIRPTKLTESTIMLVTLGLIDVVMISNLLIMVIVGGYETFVSRMNLENHPDQPEWLSHVNASVLKVKLAMAIIGISSIHLLKTFINANAYDTKTLLAQTGIHITFLLSALAIAWCDRIMTATQQSQRMNGGEH
- a CDS encoding RibD family protein; protein product: MKPYVICHMLSSIDGHALTDGWARPFKKNAGDLYEKLAQQFKFDAWICGRVTMQEIAHGDDYQRGLAKAPVPRIHYFANRNADCYAISIDPHGKVAWKSNVALASHVVAVVTEAVSDDYLAYLKSINVSYIFGGKTEIDLAHVIATLANELGTKRLIVEGGPAVSGSFVNAGLVDEVSVLILPLIDGRGEHPASFEIAKDVWSQPTYLTLESADIQEGGGVWLRYKKQ
- the acs gene encoding acetate--CoA ligase → MANIETLSHETRVFLPPADFAKNAAISGMDAYNALCQEAATDYDGFWGRLARENLEWHKPFTKVLDETNAPFYKWFEDGQLNVSYNCLDVHLKNGNADKVAIVFENDGGDVVKVTYQQLYEKVCKFANGLKSLGVQKGDRVVIYMPMSVEGVVAMQACARIGATHSVVFGGFSAKSLQERIIDAGAVAVITSDEQVRGGKRLPLKAIVDEALALGGCECIKNVIVYQRTGGDINFNPGFDLWMHKLVSDQPEHCEPEWVSAEHPLFILYTSGSTGTPKGVQHSSGGYLLWAALTMKWTFDIKPNDVYWCTADIGWITGHTYIAYGPTAVGATQIIFEGIPTYPNAGRFWDMIQRHKATIFYTAPTAIRSLIKAADADEKIHPSQYDLTSLRLLGSVGEPINPEAWMWYHKHIGAERCPIVDTFWQTETGGHMITPLPGATPLVPGSCTLPLPGIQAAIVDETGHDLPNGQGGILVVKRPWPAMVRTIWNNPERFKSTYFPPEFGGNLYLAGDGAVRNKDTGYFTITGRIDDVLNVSGHRMGTMEIESALVANPMVAEAAVVGRPDDTTGEAICAFVVLKRSRPTGDEAKQIAKELRDWVAKEIGPIAKPKEIRFGDNLPKTRSGKIMRRLLRILAKGEEITQDISTLENPGILDQLKEAQ